A region from the Drosophila ananassae strain 14024-0371.13 chromosome 2L, ASM1763931v2, whole genome shotgun sequence genome encodes:
- the LOC6501558 gene encoding abl interactor 2 isoform X4, producing the protein MLTEAPMASENIMDELASLIRTEIPDGRQSLRDSYTNLERVADYCEDTYYRADNKKSALEATKNYTTQSLASVAYQINTLAYSYMQLLELQAQQLGEMESQMNHIAQTVHIHKEKVARREIGVLTANKVSSRQFKIVAPINPEKPIKYVRKPIDYSILDEIGHGINSAQHAQGRQKHRGSSHGSVQSLVPSSVGPPPTTKPPTPPQMSRAGNTGTLGKSVSNTGTLGKSSREYRTPPVVNPPQVPSHYAPNYPIGHPKRMSTASSGTVAGTGGGAAGNERAAGYSALPMPPSQQIATHVNLPSAGMMQSLPPPPPTTYDDRSSMPPPPSPLTVSQHEMTEQSHIGMHTLGRNINRNHFSLNFARPGSQSPPLPPPPPPEDEHQDFGRPRTSTGPQLAPIVPEDQNLPGWVPKNFIEKVVAIYDYYADKDDELSFQESSVLYVLKKNDDGWWEGVMDGVTGLFPGNYVEPCV; encoded by the exons ATGTTGACCGAAGCCCCCATGGCCAGCGAGAACATCATGGACGAACTAGCCTCTTTGATTCGCACCGAGATCCCGGACGGACGCCAGAGCCTGAGGGACAGTTACACCAACCTGGAGCGTGTGGCCGACTACTGTGAGGACACTTACTACCGCGCCGACAACAAGAAGTCTGCACTGGAGGCCACCAAGAACTACACCACCCAGTCGCTGGCCAGCGTCGCCTATCAGATAAACACGCTCGCCTACAGCTACATGCAGCTGCTGGAACTGCAGGCTCAGCAACTGGGAGAGATGGAGTCCCAGATGAACCACATCGCCCAGACGGTGCACATCCACAAGGAGAAGGTGGCAAGGAG AGAAATCGGTGTTCTGACGGCCAACAAAGTGAGCTCGCGTCAGTTTAAAATTGTGGCACCCATCAATCCGGAAAAGCCCATAAAGTATGTTCGCAAGCCCATCGATTACTCGATTCTGGATGAGATTGGTCATGGCATCAATTCGGCCCAGCATGCCCAGGGAAGGCAAAAGCATCGTGGCTCCAGCCACGGATCCGTGCAATCATTGGTGCCCTCTTCTGTGGGTCCGCCACCGACCACGAAGCCACCAACGCCACCCCAGATGTCGCGGGCTGGAAATACTGGAACTCTTGGGAAATCGGTTAGCAATACGGGAACATTGGGGAAGAGTTCTCGGGAGTATCGTACTCCGCCGGTGGTCAATCCACCGCAGGTGCCCTCGCATTATGCACCAAACTATCCAATTGGGCATCCCAAGCGTATGTCCACAGCTTCGTCGGGCACAGTGGCCGGAACGGGAGGTGGTGCTGCAGGTAATGAGCGAGCAGCTGGCTATAGTGCCCTTCCCATGCCGCCGAGTCAGCAAATCGCCACCCATGTTAACTTGCCGTCAGCGGGAATGATGCAATCGTTGCCTCCACCGCCGCCCACAACGTACGATGATCGCAGCAGCATGCCTC CTCCACCCTCGCCGCTGACAGTGTCGCAGCACGAGATGACCGAGCAAAGCCACATTGGCATGCACACTCTGGGTCGCAACATCAACAG aaatcatTTTAGCTTAAATTTTGCACGACCCGGCTCTCAATCGCCGCCTTTGCCTCCTCCGCCACCGCCAGAGGACGAGCATCAAGACTTTGGTCGGCCACGTACCTCGACAGGACCGCAGCTGGCGCCCATAGTACCCGAGGATCAGAACCTCCCTGGCTGGGTGCCCAAAAACTTTATCGAAAAGG TGGTGGCCATCTATGACTACTATGCCGACAAGGACGATGAACTGAGCTTCCAGGAGAGCTCGGTGCTGTATGTGCTCAAAAAGAACGATGACGGCTGGTGGGAGGGCGTTATGGATGGAGTGACTGGCCTGTTTCCCGGAAATTACGTGGAACCCTGTGTCTAA
- the LOC6501558 gene encoding abl interactor 2 isoform X3, translated as MLTEAPMASENIMDELASLIRTEIPDGRQSLRDSYTNLERVADYCEDTYYRADNKKSALEATKNYTTQSLASVAYQINTLAYSYMQLLELQAQQLGEMESQMNHIAQTVHIHKEKVARREIGVLTANKVSSRQFKIVAPINPEKPIKYVRKPIDYSILDEIGHGINSAQHAQGRQKHRGSSHGSVQSLVPSSVGPPPTTKPPTPPQMSRAGNTGTLGKSVSNTGTLGKSSREYRTPPVVNPPQVPSHYAPNYPIGHPKRMSTASSGTVAGTGGGAAGNERAAGYSALPMPPSQQIATHVNLPSAGMMQSLPPPPPTTYDDRSSMPPAPPSPLTVSQHEMTEQSHIGMHTLGRNINRNHFSLNFARPGSQSPPLPPPPPPEDEHQDFGRPRTSTGPQLAPIVPEDQNLPGWVPKNFIEKVVAIYDYYADKDDELSFQESSVLYVLKKNDDGWWEGVMDGVTGLFPGNYVEPCV; from the exons ATGTTGACCGAAGCCCCCATGGCCAGCGAGAACATCATGGACGAACTAGCCTCTTTGATTCGCACCGAGATCCCGGACGGACGCCAGAGCCTGAGGGACAGTTACACCAACCTGGAGCGTGTGGCCGACTACTGTGAGGACACTTACTACCGCGCCGACAACAAGAAGTCTGCACTGGAGGCCACCAAGAACTACACCACCCAGTCGCTGGCCAGCGTCGCCTATCAGATAAACACGCTCGCCTACAGCTACATGCAGCTGCTGGAACTGCAGGCTCAGCAACTGGGAGAGATGGAGTCCCAGATGAACCACATCGCCCAGACGGTGCACATCCACAAGGAGAAGGTGGCAAGGAG AGAAATCGGTGTTCTGACGGCCAACAAAGTGAGCTCGCGTCAGTTTAAAATTGTGGCACCCATCAATCCGGAAAAGCCCATAAAGTATGTTCGCAAGCCCATCGATTACTCGATTCTGGATGAGATTGGTCATGGCATCAATTCGGCCCAGCATGCCCAGGGAAGGCAAAAGCATCGTGGCTCCAGCCACGGATCCGTGCAATCATTGGTGCCCTCTTCTGTGGGTCCGCCACCGACCACGAAGCCACCAACGCCACCCCAGATGTCGCGGGCTGGAAATACTGGAACTCTTGGGAAATCGGTTAGCAATACGGGAACATTGGGGAAGAGTTCTCGGGAGTATCGTACTCCGCCGGTGGTCAATCCACCGCAGGTGCCCTCGCATTATGCACCAAACTATCCAATTGGGCATCCCAAGCGTATGTCCACAGCTTCGTCGGGCACAGTGGCCGGAACGGGAGGTGGTGCTGCAGGTAATGAGCGAGCAGCTGGCTATAGTGCCCTTCCCATGCCGCCGAGTCAGCAAATCGCCACCCATGTTAACTTGCCGTCAGCGGGAATGATGCAATCGTTGCCTCCACCGCCGCCCACAACGTACGATGATCGCAGCAGCATGCCTC CAGCTCCACCCTCGCCGCTGACAGTGTCGCAGCACGAGATGACCGAGCAAAGCCACATTGGCATGCACACTCTGGGTCGCAACATCAACAG aaatcatTTTAGCTTAAATTTTGCACGACCCGGCTCTCAATCGCCGCCTTTGCCTCCTCCGCCACCGCCAGAGGACGAGCATCAAGACTTTGGTCGGCCACGTACCTCGACAGGACCGCAGCTGGCGCCCATAGTACCCGAGGATCAGAACCTCCCTGGCTGGGTGCCCAAAAACTTTATCGAAAAGG TGGTGGCCATCTATGACTACTATGCCGACAAGGACGATGAACTGAGCTTCCAGGAGAGCTCGGTGCTGTATGTGCTCAAAAAGAACGATGACGGCTGGTGGGAGGGCGTTATGGATGGAGTGACTGGCCTGTTTCCCGGAAATTACGTGGAACCCTGTGTCTAA
- the LOC6501558 gene encoding abl interactor 2 isoform X1, translating to MLTEAPMASENIMDELASLIRTEIPDGRQSLRDSYTNLERVADYCEDTYYRADNKKSALEATKNYTTQSLASVAYQINTLAYSYMQLLELQAQQLGEMESQMNHIAQTVHIHKEKVARREIGVLTANKVSSRQFKIVAPINPEKPIKYVRKPIDYSILDEIGHGINSAQHAQGRQKHRGSSHGSVQSLVPSSVGPPPTTKPPTPPQMSRAGNTGTLGKSVSNTGTLGKSSREYRTPPVVNPPQVPSHYAPNYPIGHPKRMSTASSGTVAGTGGGAAGNERAAGYSALPMPPSQQIATHVNLPSAGMMQSLPPPPPTTYDDRSSMPPAPPSPLTVSQHEMTEQSHIGMHTLGRNINRNPNRNHFSLNFARPGSQSPPLPPPPPPEDEHQDFGRPRTSTGPQLAPIVPEDQNLPGWVPKNFIEKVVAIYDYYADKDDELSFQESSVLYVLKKNDDGWWEGVMDGVTGLFPGNYVEPCV from the exons ATGTTGACCGAAGCCCCCATGGCCAGCGAGAACATCATGGACGAACTAGCCTCTTTGATTCGCACCGAGATCCCGGACGGACGCCAGAGCCTGAGGGACAGTTACACCAACCTGGAGCGTGTGGCCGACTACTGTGAGGACACTTACTACCGCGCCGACAACAAGAAGTCTGCACTGGAGGCCACCAAGAACTACACCACCCAGTCGCTGGCCAGCGTCGCCTATCAGATAAACACGCTCGCCTACAGCTACATGCAGCTGCTGGAACTGCAGGCTCAGCAACTGGGAGAGATGGAGTCCCAGATGAACCACATCGCCCAGACGGTGCACATCCACAAGGAGAAGGTGGCAAGGAG AGAAATCGGTGTTCTGACGGCCAACAAAGTGAGCTCGCGTCAGTTTAAAATTGTGGCACCCATCAATCCGGAAAAGCCCATAAAGTATGTTCGCAAGCCCATCGATTACTCGATTCTGGATGAGATTGGTCATGGCATCAATTCGGCCCAGCATGCCCAGGGAAGGCAAAAGCATCGTGGCTCCAGCCACGGATCCGTGCAATCATTGGTGCCCTCTTCTGTGGGTCCGCCACCGACCACGAAGCCACCAACGCCACCCCAGATGTCGCGGGCTGGAAATACTGGAACTCTTGGGAAATCGGTTAGCAATACGGGAACATTGGGGAAGAGTTCTCGGGAGTATCGTACTCCGCCGGTGGTCAATCCACCGCAGGTGCCCTCGCATTATGCACCAAACTATCCAATTGGGCATCCCAAGCGTATGTCCACAGCTTCGTCGGGCACAGTGGCCGGAACGGGAGGTGGTGCTGCAGGTAATGAGCGAGCAGCTGGCTATAGTGCCCTTCCCATGCCGCCGAGTCAGCAAATCGCCACCCATGTTAACTTGCCGTCAGCGGGAATGATGCAATCGTTGCCTCCACCGCCGCCCACAACGTACGATGATCGCAGCAGCATGCCTC CAGCTCCACCCTCGCCGCTGACAGTGTCGCAGCACGAGATGACCGAGCAAAGCCACATTGGCATGCACACTCTGGGTCGCAACATCAACAG GAATCCCAACCG aaatcatTTTAGCTTAAATTTTGCACGACCCGGCTCTCAATCGCCGCCTTTGCCTCCTCCGCCACCGCCAGAGGACGAGCATCAAGACTTTGGTCGGCCACGTACCTCGACAGGACCGCAGCTGGCGCCCATAGTACCCGAGGATCAGAACCTCCCTGGCTGGGTGCCCAAAAACTTTATCGAAAAGG TGGTGGCCATCTATGACTACTATGCCGACAAGGACGATGAACTGAGCTTCCAGGAGAGCTCGGTGCTGTATGTGCTCAAAAAGAACGATGACGGCTGGTGGGAGGGCGTTATGGATGGAGTGACTGGCCTGTTTCCCGGAAATTACGTGGAACCCTGTGTCTAA
- the LOC6501558 gene encoding abl interactor 2 isoform X2 translates to MLTEAPMASENIMDELASLIRTEIPDGRQSLRDSYTNLERVADYCEDTYYRADNKKSALEATKNYTTQSLASVAYQINTLAYSYMQLLELQAQQLGEMESQMNHIAQTVHIHKEKVARREIGVLTANKVSSRQFKIVAPINPEKPIKYVRKPIDYSILDEIGHGINSAQHAQGRQKHRGSSHGSVQSLVPSSVGPPPTTKPPTPPQMSRAGNTGTLGKSVSNTGTLGKSSREYRTPPVVNPPQVPSHYAPNYPIGHPKRMSTASSGTVAGTGGGAAGNERAAGYSALPMPPSQQIATHVNLPSAGMMQSLPPPPPTTYDDRSSMPPPPSPLTVSQHEMTEQSHIGMHTLGRNINRNPNRNHFSLNFARPGSQSPPLPPPPPPEDEHQDFGRPRTSTGPQLAPIVPEDQNLPGWVPKNFIEKVVAIYDYYADKDDELSFQESSVLYVLKKNDDGWWEGVMDGVTGLFPGNYVEPCV, encoded by the exons ATGTTGACCGAAGCCCCCATGGCCAGCGAGAACATCATGGACGAACTAGCCTCTTTGATTCGCACCGAGATCCCGGACGGACGCCAGAGCCTGAGGGACAGTTACACCAACCTGGAGCGTGTGGCCGACTACTGTGAGGACACTTACTACCGCGCCGACAACAAGAAGTCTGCACTGGAGGCCACCAAGAACTACACCACCCAGTCGCTGGCCAGCGTCGCCTATCAGATAAACACGCTCGCCTACAGCTACATGCAGCTGCTGGAACTGCAGGCTCAGCAACTGGGAGAGATGGAGTCCCAGATGAACCACATCGCCCAGACGGTGCACATCCACAAGGAGAAGGTGGCAAGGAG AGAAATCGGTGTTCTGACGGCCAACAAAGTGAGCTCGCGTCAGTTTAAAATTGTGGCACCCATCAATCCGGAAAAGCCCATAAAGTATGTTCGCAAGCCCATCGATTACTCGATTCTGGATGAGATTGGTCATGGCATCAATTCGGCCCAGCATGCCCAGGGAAGGCAAAAGCATCGTGGCTCCAGCCACGGATCCGTGCAATCATTGGTGCCCTCTTCTGTGGGTCCGCCACCGACCACGAAGCCACCAACGCCACCCCAGATGTCGCGGGCTGGAAATACTGGAACTCTTGGGAAATCGGTTAGCAATACGGGAACATTGGGGAAGAGTTCTCGGGAGTATCGTACTCCGCCGGTGGTCAATCCACCGCAGGTGCCCTCGCATTATGCACCAAACTATCCAATTGGGCATCCCAAGCGTATGTCCACAGCTTCGTCGGGCACAGTGGCCGGAACGGGAGGTGGTGCTGCAGGTAATGAGCGAGCAGCTGGCTATAGTGCCCTTCCCATGCCGCCGAGTCAGCAAATCGCCACCCATGTTAACTTGCCGTCAGCGGGAATGATGCAATCGTTGCCTCCACCGCCGCCCACAACGTACGATGATCGCAGCAGCATGCCTC CTCCACCCTCGCCGCTGACAGTGTCGCAGCACGAGATGACCGAGCAAAGCCACATTGGCATGCACACTCTGGGTCGCAACATCAACAG GAATCCCAACCG aaatcatTTTAGCTTAAATTTTGCACGACCCGGCTCTCAATCGCCGCCTTTGCCTCCTCCGCCACCGCCAGAGGACGAGCATCAAGACTTTGGTCGGCCACGTACCTCGACAGGACCGCAGCTGGCGCCCATAGTACCCGAGGATCAGAACCTCCCTGGCTGGGTGCCCAAAAACTTTATCGAAAAGG TGGTGGCCATCTATGACTACTATGCCGACAAGGACGATGAACTGAGCTTCCAGGAGAGCTCGGTGCTGTATGTGCTCAAAAAGAACGATGACGGCTGGTGGGAGGGCGTTATGGATGGAGTGACTGGCCTGTTTCCCGGAAATTACGTGGAACCCTGTGTCTAA